A window of the Acidobacteriota bacterium genome harbors these coding sequences:
- a CDS encoding prepilin-type N-terminal cleavage/methylation domain-containing protein: MLRKRSSGSRGFTMIEMLVASMVLAIAVLIGLPELRKMYVRMQLESYVLNLSSVANKARYEAIKRGMDTVVKADYTSRTLFTFVDQPTFDANGVRTDTPWVFDPAVDEVIQGLPLPDSVSFTPPPGETTVLGLTDPVGGDQDEDHVAVFLTDGSVQDVGAFRLGDNRSNYVQLTFNPQATGRVRTEKWDCVDSVWRDRAENWIWEDRRLTGC, from the coding sequence ATGTTGAGAAAACGCTCATCGGGATCTCGTGGTTTCACCATGATCGAAATGTTGGTGGCGAGCATGGTGTTGGCCATCGCCGTGCTCATCGGGCTGCCCGAGCTGCGGAAGATGTATGTCCGCATGCAGCTGGAGAGCTACGTGCTCAACTTGAGCAGCGTCGCCAACAAGGCCCGGTACGAAGCCATCAAACGAGGTATGGACACGGTGGTCAAGGCGGATTACACCAGCCGCACCCTGTTCACCTTCGTCGATCAGCCCACCTTCGACGCCAATGGGGTTCGTACCGATACCCCCTGGGTCTTCGATCCGGCGGTGGACGAAGTGATTCAGGGTTTGCCGCTGCCGGACAGCGTCAGCTTCACCCCGCCCCCCGGGGAGACCACGGTGCTCGGGCTCACCGATCCCGTCGGCGGCGACCAGGACGAGGATCACGTCGCGGTCTTCCTCACCGATGGCTCGGTGCAGGACGTCGGGGCGTTCCGTCTCGGTGACAACCGCTCGAACTACGTTCAGCTGACCTTCAATCCCCAAGCCACCGGCCGCGTGCGCACGGAGAAATGGGATTGCGTCGACAGCGTCTGGCGGGATCGAGCCGAGAATTGGATCTGGGAAGATCGGCGGTTGACCGGATGTTGA
- a CDS encoding PilC/PilY family type IV pilus protein, with amino-acid sequence MFTSIKRAHWLLASLAIFALGLAYGAFADDRNLLRDNAADPYVFILLDTSGSMNWAIGDYLPTLRADDPTSKMYQAKDALYQVVESLEDIHFGFTTFNQDDFRVRRKHWAYRALNEGIVVLRDPVTNEPVLTVPERGDVHIFGRAQECYDENPWVYIGCDSNNPARMWDDWEKRRVELYAKFGTTASIGDTDSYYIRGRRDVNDNDYRFQVTFQLLSGDYGDNIMRVRVIVRNTNKSSFFSYKDIDFQIVPESDQGFITWDLGPARKEINNREGFFEDDARETFVNSTCDGWEGNDDTWQDDYESVSFRLPSPNNPGIMEYGDVIPLNWDDKNRLKILDRLAPNRVIPGTDPTDSSFEPDFRIAPYITDNRVNSKLSIIQDLRVGQSSSVTEDPIVPLIIPRGSTPLGNSLEDFTEWYEGPNGDDGWEAMATTEDESFQCRNVYVLMLTDGNETCGSDAPAAATYLREEYGVRTYVIGFGLEGSDGGDTLDDIALAGGTLAPFRPQSADELVETLQSIFNNIRPDVSTFASAAVPSVQTNVSDKIVLSTFTPVKQSSVWSGRMDAYLSPLPLDADGRPVRDRLCGSTRNTACRLWDGGEELMDQSLEEAELDASLLVAGDDPVGLAVDQRRLFYSPVIGSASAVPQARRYFWHDDADAVGLWEDLIFGLGIPSDPAPSAAYDAAKVRAQDVLVDTYRVKHDTIEIRQPDGSFITEPIDFVLGDIFHSDPIVVDRPNDFKLFSIDKETNGKPCDDNADPNPGYRCFFEKHLYRRKMLIAGSNDGQVHAFDAGIMREVNNAGDIEREFDNGTGREIFSFIPRVAMDDVRDLSEEIDESGHRFIVDGRLVPGDVFIDPLHSGTPSADEREWRTVTVAGMREGGRAIYAMDITQPDDLTNGIESGYDLNNIPEPLSGTDGSASDFVPSCINGGAECGTLPFPAMLWEFTDLSDEDPNGTPGDGFPDLGDTWSIPNIGLIKVDDGTNEVDRWVAVFGGGIDPEHVNTVERPGLVGNYLYMVDIETGDVLYKRAVDGAVPSAPAIVDRNSDLYLDYIYVGTTAGSMYKVDLTGTPPVLDAITGRIEPGVNDVWEPFAIFDTDGRPIFYPPAVVNVADRGVVALAFGTGDREDLWREDSNQTGRFYVVVDDFYTAASGGLPLDVDDLDELDFEDSGFDFTVNRLKNGNGWWVDLRESERQIANVFSLSGITIFSTYEPADPDTGTTTGGDNFCTETGDSRIYVVFTTTGAAVRPSGHYTTIGGFLTGIFTKLGQTQNDPDDDTPGSPGSDPDDPAAQTGDVLTDELREIRDSLKDLFPDLCRFGNFTINIYTQEQNTGQIFIAPVPICTVQHNWRDT; translated from the coding sequence ATGTTCACATCCATCAAGCGCGCGCACTGGCTTCTCGCCAGCCTGGCCATTTTCGCCCTCGGCCTGGCCTACGGGGCCTTCGCCGACGACCGCAACCTGCTGCGGGACAACGCCGCCGACCCTTACGTTTTCATCCTGCTCGACACCTCGGGCTCGATGAACTGGGCCATCGGGGACTACCTGCCCACCCTGCGGGCGGATGATCCGACGTCCAAGATGTACCAGGCGAAGGACGCCCTGTATCAGGTGGTGGAGAGCCTGGAGGATATCCACTTCGGCTTCACCACCTTCAATCAGGACGATTTCCGGGTGCGCCGCAAGCACTGGGCCTACCGGGCCCTGAACGAGGGCATCGTGGTGCTGCGGGATCCCGTCACCAACGAACCCGTCCTCACCGTGCCGGAGCGCGGGGACGTTCACATCTTCGGCCGTGCGCAGGAGTGCTATGACGAGAATCCTTGGGTCTACATCGGCTGCGATTCCAACAATCCGGCCCGTATGTGGGACGACTGGGAGAAGCGCCGGGTGGAGCTCTACGCCAAATTTGGCACTACTGCCAGCATCGGAGATACGGACAGCTACTACATCCGCGGACGCCGGGACGTCAACGACAACGACTATCGCTTCCAGGTCACCTTCCAGCTCCTTTCCGGCGACTACGGCGACAACATCATGCGAGTGCGGGTGATCGTCCGCAACACTAACAAGTCCAGCTTCTTCTCCTACAAGGACATCGACTTTCAGATCGTGCCGGAGTCCGACCAGGGCTTCATCACCTGGGACTTGGGGCCGGCGCGGAAGGAGATCAACAACCGCGAAGGGTTCTTCGAAGACGATGCCCGGGAGACCTTCGTCAACAGCACTTGTGACGGCTGGGAAGGCAACGACGACACCTGGCAGGACGACTACGAGAGCGTAAGCTTCCGCCTGCCCAGCCCCAACAACCCGGGGATCATGGAATACGGCGACGTCATTCCCCTCAATTGGGACGACAAGAACCGCCTCAAGATCCTCGACCGGCTGGCGCCCAACCGGGTCATCCCCGGCACGGATCCCACAGACTCGTCCTTCGAACCCGACTTCCGCATCGCGCCCTACATCACCGACAACCGGGTCAACAGCAAGCTTTCGATCATCCAGGATTTGCGCGTGGGGCAGAGCAGTAGCGTGACGGAAGACCCCATCGTGCCGCTGATCATTCCCCGCGGCTCGACGCCGTTGGGCAACTCGCTGGAGGACTTCACCGAGTGGTACGAAGGGCCCAACGGCGACGACGGCTGGGAAGCCATGGCCACGACCGAGGACGAGAGCTTCCAATGCCGCAACGTCTATGTGCTGATGCTCACCGACGGCAATGAGACCTGTGGCAGCGACGCTCCGGCGGCGGCGACCTACCTGCGCGAGGAATACGGTGTTCGCACCTACGTCATCGGTTTTGGTCTCGAAGGTTCCGACGGTGGTGACACCCTGGACGACATCGCCCTCGCCGGCGGCACCCTGGCGCCCTTCCGGCCCCAGAGCGCCGACGAGCTAGTGGAGACCCTGCAGAGCATCTTCAACAACATCCGCCCGGACGTCAGTACCTTCGCCTCGGCGGCGGTGCCTTCGGTGCAGACCAACGTTTCGGACAAGATCGTGCTCTCCACCTTCACCCCGGTCAAGCAGTCCAGCGTGTGGTCGGGGCGGATGGACGCTTATCTCAGCCCGCTGCCCCTGGACGCCGACGGTAGGCCGGTGCGCGACCGCCTCTGCGGCTCCACCCGCAACACCGCCTGCCGTCTGTGGGACGGTGGCGAGGAGCTGATGGATCAGAGCCTCGAAGAGGCGGAGCTGGATGCTTCTCTGCTGGTGGCCGGAGACGATCCGGTGGGCTTGGCGGTGGATCAGCGCCGCCTCTTCTACTCACCGGTGATCGGCTCGGCGAGCGCTGTACCCCAAGCTCGGCGGTATTTCTGGCACGACGACGCAGACGCCGTGGGCCTGTGGGAGGACCTCATCTTCGGTCTCGGCATTCCTTCGGATCCGGCTCCTTCGGCAGCCTACGACGCCGCCAAGGTCCGCGCCCAGGACGTGTTGGTGGACACCTATCGAGTCAAGCACGACACGATCGAGATTCGGCAGCCCGACGGGTCCTTCATCACCGAGCCCATCGACTTCGTGTTGGGCGATATCTTCCACTCCGATCCCATCGTCGTGGATCGCCCCAACGACTTCAAGCTCTTCTCCATCGACAAGGAGACCAACGGCAAGCCCTGCGACGACAATGCCGACCCCAACCCGGGGTACCGCTGCTTCTTCGAGAAGCATCTCTATCGTCGCAAGATGCTCATCGCCGGTTCCAACGACGGTCAGGTGCACGCCTTCGACGCGGGCATCATGCGCGAGGTCAACAACGCCGGCGACATCGAGCGCGAGTTCGACAACGGAACCGGCCGCGAGATCTTCTCCTTCATTCCACGGGTGGCAATGGACGATGTCCGCGACCTGTCGGAGGAGATCGACGAGTCCGGACACCGGTTCATCGTCGACGGTCGGTTGGTGCCCGGCGACGTGTTCATCGACCCGCTGCACTCGGGGACGCCCTCCGCCGACGAGCGGGAGTGGCGCACCGTCACCGTCGCCGGCATGCGCGAGGGTGGCCGGGCGATCTATGCGATGGACATCACCCAGCCCGATGATCTGACCAACGGCATCGAGTCCGGGTATGACCTGAACAATATTCCTGAGCCCTTGTCGGGTACCGATGGGAGTGCCAGTGACTTCGTGCCCTCGTGCATCAACGGCGGCGCCGAGTGCGGCACCCTGCCCTTCCCGGCCATGCTCTGGGAGTTCACCGACCTCAGCGATGAGGACCCCAACGGCACCCCTGGCGATGGCTTCCCCGACCTCGGCGACACCTGGTCGATTCCCAACATCGGCTTGATCAAGGTCGACGACGGCACCAACGAGGTGGACCGCTGGGTCGCGGTCTTTGGTGGCGGTATCGATCCGGAGCACGTCAACACCGTAGAGCGTCCGGGTTTGGTGGGTAACTACCTGTACATGGTCGACATCGAGACCGGTGACGTGCTCTACAAGCGGGCCGTCGACGGCGCGGTGCCCAGCGCTCCCGCCATCGTGGACCGCAACAGCGATCTCTACCTCGACTACATCTACGTCGGCACCACCGCCGGCAGTATGTACAAGGTGGATTTGACGGGCACGCCTCCGGTTCTCGACGCCATTACCGGCCGCATCGAGCCTGGTGTCAACGACGTGTGGGAGCCGTTCGCGATCTTCGACACCGATGGGCGCCCCATCTTCTATCCGCCGGCGGTGGTCAACGTCGCCGACCGCGGTGTTGTGGCGCTAGCCTTCGGCACCGGGGACCGCGAGGACCTCTGGCGCGAGGATTCCAACCAGACGGGCCGCTTCTACGTGGTGGTGGACGACTTCTACACCGCCGCTTCCGGTGGCCTGCCGCTGGATGTGGACGACCTGGATGAGCTGGACTTCGAGGACTCCGGCTTCGACTTCACCGTCAACCGGCTCAAGAACGGCAACGGCTGGTGGGTCGACCTGCGCGAGTCGGAACGGCAGATCGCCAACGTCTTCAGCCTCAGTGGCATCACCATCTTCTCCACCTACGAGCCGGCGGATCCGGACACCGGTACCACCACCGGCGGCGACAACTTCTGCACCGAGACCGGCGACAGCCGCATTTATGTGGTCTTCACCACCACCGGCGCAGCGGTTCGGCCCAGCGGTCACTACACCACCATCGGTGGCTTCCTCACCGGAATCTTCACCAAGCTGGGGCAGACCCAGAACGATCCGGACGATGACACTCCGGGCTCCCCGGGCTCTGATCCGGACGACCCCGCCGCCCAGACCGGCGATGTGCTCACCGACGAGCTGCGAGAAATCCGCGACAGCTTGAAGGATTTGTTCCCGGATCTCTGCCGGTTCGGCAACTTCACCATCAACATCTATACTCAGGAGCAGAATACGGGACAGATTTTCATCGCCCCGGTGCCGATCTGCACCGTCCAGCACAACTGGAGGGATACTTGA
- a CDS encoding prepilin peptidase, whose protein sequence is MDAFLTFYVIALGLVVGSYLNVVIHRLPRGTSTVLPRSACPFCGSLIAARDNLPLISFLLLRGRCRHCRSPIAWRYPALEAATALLFLFCYRAFGPSPDRFFRDGTWLLAAAFGCLLLALAGIDLEHLLLPDRLTLPGIAAGLLLQPWLPWGEAQRAALAAAWPAVAEALPEWFQHLLVGALGALAGAGVLLAVYGGWYLLRRTEGLGLGDVKMLAMIGAFLGWTGVLGTLLVATFTASTVAIVAMLLGRLSLQHKMAFGPFLTLGALVSLLAVGRGGVLGLLTPLLGW, encoded by the coding sequence ATGGATGCTTTTCTGACGTTCTACGTCATCGCCCTCGGATTGGTGGTGGGGAGCTACCTCAACGTGGTGATCCACCGCCTGCCCCGCGGCACCTCCACCGTGCTGCCGCGTTCCGCGTGTCCCTTCTGTGGCTCGCTCATCGCAGCCCGGGACAACCTACCGCTGATCAGCTTCCTACTGCTGCGCGGCCGCTGCCGCCACTGCCGCAGCCCCATCGCCTGGCGCTACCCCGCCCTGGAGGCGGCTACGGCGCTGCTCTTCCTGTTCTGCTATCGCGCCTTCGGGCCCTCGCCGGATCGCTTCTTCCGCGACGGCACCTGGCTGCTGGCCGCGGCTTTCGGCTGTCTGCTGCTGGCGCTGGCGGGGATCGACCTGGAGCATCTGCTGTTGCCGGATCGGCTCACCCTGCCGGGCATCGCCGCCGGTCTCCTGCTGCAGCCGTGGCTGCCTTGGGGCGAAGCGCAGCGGGCTGCCCTCGCCGCCGCCTGGCCAGCCGTGGCCGAGGCTCTTCCGGAGTGGTTTCAGCATCTCTTGGTGGGAGCTCTGGGGGCCCTGGCGGGGGCCGGCGTGCTGCTGGCGGTCTATGGCGGCTGGTATCTGCTACGGCGCACCGAGGGGCTGGGCCTGGGGGACGTCAAGATGCTCGCCATGATCGGGGCCTTCTTGGGCTGGACCGGCGTGTTGGGAACCCTGTTGGTGGCCACGTTCACGGCGTCGACGGTGGCCATCGTCGCCATGCTTCTGGGGCGGCTCAGCCTGCAGCACAAAATGGCCTTCGGACCGTTTCTGACCCTCGGTGCCCTGGTCTCTCTCCTCGCCGTCGGACGGGGCGGGGTCCTGGGCCTGCTAACGCCGCTGCTGGGCTGGTGA
- a CDS encoding ATP-binding protein, which produces MTKSRGVRLGLRREVLILLPAALMLLILLSTFSLLFFRNGLSLEAEQRRRQVARQAQVLADQVLDRPSITTPELLSVAEPAVGLALLDGEGWPVMSSGELPAGNLLPEDARTDSLLGAAGFGPSDEVGDVVAGVVALPPPSPAAYLRVDVPAAVLASQQRGLRVLTVVVISANAAVLILVLLFLRHLLAPWEALLEQARRAHPSGAGEDGESEVEMLLSTFEQAMDALARASDARPDRTTEDELAALQRTLAPSLESGLLLVDDELRVLAVNAVGQGLLDVAEPSAPVPAGELLAAHPSLLAVLEEAVREEGGIRRREVALAPAASGPEQGPRTLGLTVHPLRRDDLRVRGYMVLFADLTEARRKTRETELAQGMERLGEMAAGIAHELRNSLATLKGYLTLIERKPDEEQIADYLAEIRHEADHLQRVLEDFLTFSRPGSVRPEEISVAALARRAVADPALGEAEVQLTVEGEESVNLVADRQLLERAVRNLLLNAVRAQQEAGSESPVEVRLVGDESGVRLTIEDRGPGLPEALKERLFQPFASQFRGGVGLGLAVTHRIVVLHGGRIRLEDRPGGGARAELFFPHGTSVTKGNEGPWLGASEEISGGGSK; this is translated from the coding sequence GTGACCAAGAGCAGAGGCGTCCGGCTGGGGCTGCGCCGCGAGGTGCTGATCCTGCTGCCGGCGGCCCTCATGCTGTTGATTCTCCTCTCGACCTTTTCTCTCCTCTTTTTCCGCAATGGCTTGAGCCTGGAGGCCGAGCAGCGGCGGCGCCAGGTGGCGCGCCAGGCTCAGGTGCTGGCGGATCAGGTTCTGGACCGCCCGAGCATCACCACTCCGGAGCTGCTCTCCGTCGCAGAGCCGGCGGTGGGGCTGGCCTTGCTCGATGGAGAAGGTTGGCCCGTGATGTCCAGTGGCGAGCTGCCGGCGGGCAATCTGCTGCCCGAGGACGCCCGCACCGACAGCCTGCTGGGGGCTGCCGGATTTGGTCCCTCGGACGAGGTCGGCGACGTGGTGGCGGGGGTCGTAGCGCTGCCTCCACCATCCCCGGCGGCCTATCTTCGAGTGGACGTGCCGGCGGCGGTGCTGGCTTCCCAACAGCGCGGGTTGCGAGTTCTGACGGTGGTGGTGATCTCCGCCAACGCCGCGGTGCTGATCCTCGTATTGCTCTTTCTGCGGCATCTGCTGGCGCCCTGGGAGGCCTTGCTGGAGCAGGCCCGGCGTGCTCACCCGTCGGGAGCGGGAGAGGATGGGGAGAGCGAGGTGGAGATGTTGCTCTCCACCTTCGAGCAGGCCATGGACGCCCTGGCCCGAGCCTCCGATGCCCGGCCCGACCGCACCACCGAGGACGAGCTGGCGGCTCTCCAGCGGACCCTGGCTCCGAGCCTAGAGAGCGGCCTGCTGTTGGTGGACGACGAGCTGCGGGTGCTGGCGGTCAACGCGGTGGGCCAAGGCCTGTTGGACGTCGCCGAGCCGTCGGCGCCGGTGCCCGCCGGCGAGCTCCTGGCGGCCCACCCGTCGCTTTTGGCGGTGCTCGAGGAGGCGGTGCGGGAGGAGGGCGGCATCCGCCGGCGAGAGGTGGCCCTGGCTCCTGCGGCTTCCGGTCCCGAGCAGGGACCCCGGACCCTCGGTCTGACGGTTCATCCGCTGCGCCGGGACGATCTGCGGGTCCGCGGCTACATGGTGCTCTTCGCCGACCTCACCGAGGCTCGTCGCAAGACTCGGGAGACGGAGCTGGCTCAGGGGATGGAGCGCCTGGGGGAGATGGCGGCGGGGATCGCCCACGAGCTGCGCAACTCCCTGGCCACTCTCAAGGGCTATTTGACCCTCATCGAGCGCAAGCCGGATGAAGAACAGATCGCCGATTACCTGGCGGAGATTCGCCACGAGGCGGATCATCTGCAGCGAGTGCTGGAGGATTTCCTGACCTTCAGTCGCCCCGGCTCCGTGCGGCCGGAGGAGATCTCCGTCGCGGCGTTGGCTCGGCGGGCGGTAGCGGATCCTGCCCTCGGCGAGGCGGAAGTTCAGCTGACGGTGGAAGGTGAAGAGTCGGTGAATCTGGTGGCAGACCGCCAGCTGCTCGAGCGGGCGGTCCGCAATCTCCTCCTCAACGCCGTGAGAGCGCAGCAGGAGGCGGGCTCCGAGTCGCCGGTGGAGGTCCGCCTGGTTGGCGACGAAAGCGGCGTGCGGCTGACCATCGAGGACCGCGGGCCGGGGCTTCCGGAAGCCCTCAAGGAGCGCCTGTTCCAACCCTTCGCCTCTCAATTCCGCGGCGGGGTGGGGCTGGGCCTGGCGGTGACCCACCGCATCGTGGTGCTCCACGGCGGACGCATCCGGCTGGAAGACCGGCCCGGGGGTGGGGCGCGGGCGGAGCTCTTCTTTCCCCATGGCACTTCTGTTACGAAAGGTAACGAAGGCCCCTGGCTGGGAGCTTCGGAAGAGATTTCAGGGGGTGGGTCTAAATGA